In Oncorhynchus kisutch isolate 150728-3 linkage group LG7, Okis_V2, whole genome shotgun sequence, one DNA window encodes the following:
- the nkx2.9 gene encoding NK2 transcription factor related, locus 9 encodes MAVAAKFSFSVRSILDLPEHDAKTAQPSPGNSCYSSPYSSWMDSDRSPCLSSDEGSLEISPNKSNESSLDSEAEKKKKRRVLFSKAQTFELERRFRQQRYLSAPEREQLAHLLSLTPTQIKIWFQNHRYKMKRSRVEGAPQDINQSPMLRRVVVPILVRDGKPYQTCFINTEKGGCLRTTTSPGTPFSLGYQSFQLPSPFGLPSPYQHFASPAASRHTFAWRDFLNDSVQFSYFK; translated from the exons ATGGCTGTTGCTGCAAAGTTCAGTTTTTCCGTGAGGAGCATCCTGGATTTGCCTGAGCATGACGCCAAGACAGCGCAGCCTTCCCCCGGTAACTCCTGCTACAGCTCCCCTTACTCCTCCTGGATGGACAGCGACCGGAGCCCTTGTCTCT CTTCAGATGAGGGTAGCCTGGAGATCTccccaaacaagtcaaacgagtCTTCTCTGGACTCTGAGGccgagaagaagaagaagcgcCGCGTGCTCTTCTCAAAGGCCCAGACCTTCGAGCTTGAGAGGCGCTTCCGTCAGCAGCGCTATCTGTCAGCACCAGAGCGGGAGCAGCTCGCCCATCTCCTCAGCCTGACGCCGACGCAGATCAAGATCTGGTTCCAGAACCACAGGTACAAAATGAAGAGGTCGCGAGTAGAGGGAGCGCCACAAGACATAAACCAATCGCCAATGTTGCGAAGAGTAGTGGTACCCATCCTAGTTCGGGATGGCAAGCCTTATCAGACCTGTTTCATTAACACGGAGAAAGGAGGCTGTCTTAGAACGACTACATCCCCGGGTACACCCTTCAGTTTGGGATACCAGTCTTTCCAGCTTCCGTCGCCGTTCGGTCTACCTTCCCCATACCAGCATTTTGCCAGCCCGGCAGCATCTAGACACACCTTTGCTTGGAGAGACTTTCTGAACGACTCAGTTCAATTCAGTTATTTTAAGTGA